One window of the Danaus plexippus chromosome 25, MEX_DaPlex, whole genome shotgun sequence genome contains the following:
- the LOC116775217 gene encoding uncharacterized protein LOC116775217 produces the protein MRSPRCSVLVLLTLFALAAWASAQVTFSRDWSGGKRSPPAVFDCGQLTTLCRHFLHDLKQTMSAKKLDKRQQLQSEELQLVYEDEK, from the exons ATGCGCAGCCCCAGGTGCAG TGTTTTAGTTTTGTTGACGCTGTTTGCTCTTGCGGCGTGGGCCTCAGCCCAGGTCACGTTCAGCCGCGACTGGTCCGGGGGCAAGCGCTCCCCTCCAGCCGTCTTCGACTGTGGTCAACTAACAACCCTTTGTCGGCATTTTTTG CACGATTTAAAGCAAACAATGTCTGCCAAAAAGCTCGACAAACGCCAGCAGTTGCAGTCGGAGGAGTTGCAGCTTGTTTACGAAGACGAGAAATAA